From Ailuropoda melanoleuca isolate Jingjing chromosome 8, ASM200744v2, whole genome shotgun sequence, a single genomic window includes:
- the LOC109491070 gene encoding uncharacterized protein LOC109491070 isoform X1, with protein sequence MRLEEGTCPGTCRTWHRKCLRGLPGEMNWTNWSFQDSRADSDPFLIDPTPPLCSVLDAGRAKIKAVAHSVSENFTTLKPEAKPNELSSLCTAATAISGSVGVVALILLLVGLLSMTLKKWRHERLFKKQLRHQTNFLRKTPELSCHADAIYSNVINLAPWKEDDFSVYVNVPPFDCPRKTSPDRVEYASIVFH encoded by the exons ATGAGA CTAGAGGAGGGCACCTGTCCTGGGACCTGCAGGACCTGGCACAGGAAGTGTCTGCGCGGACTCCCTGGCGAAATGAACTGGACCAACTGGAGTTTCCAGGACTCCCGAGCTGACAGCGATCCCTTCCTGATCGACCCCACCCCGCCGCTCTGCTCCG ttCTAGATGCTGGTAGAGCCAAGATTAAGGCAGTAGCACAttcggtgtctg agAACTTCACTACCCTGAAGCCAGAGGCTAAACCCAATGAACTCAGCAG CCTATGCACGGCAGCCACAGCCATTTCGGGCTCCGTTGGTGTGGTGGCTCTCATCTTGCTCCTGGTGGGTCTCTTGTCTATGACCCTGAAGAAATGGAGACATGAGA gACTATTTAAGAAACAACTGCGGCACCAGACCAACTTTCTCCGAAAAACTCCG GAGCTTTCCTGCCATGCTGATGCCATATATTCCAACGTGATCAACCTGGCTCCCTGGAAAGAGGATGACTTCTCTGTCTATGTCAACGTGCCCCCTTTCGATTGCCCCAGGAAGACGTCACCAGACCGAGTGGAATATGCCTCCATTGTATTCCACTGA
- the LOC109491070 gene encoding uncharacterized protein LOC109491070 isoform X2, giving the protein MRLEEGTCPGTCRTWHRKCLRGLPGEMNWTNWSFQDSRADSDPFLIDPTPPLCSENFTTLKPEAKPNELSSLCTAATAISGSVGVVALILLLVGLLSMTLKKWRHERLFKKQLRHQTNFLRKTPELSCHADAIYSNVINLAPWKEDDFSVYVNVPPFDCPRKTSPDRVEYASIVFH; this is encoded by the exons ATGAGA CTAGAGGAGGGCACCTGTCCTGGGACCTGCAGGACCTGGCACAGGAAGTGTCTGCGCGGACTCCCTGGCGAAATGAACTGGACCAACTGGAGTTTCCAGGACTCCCGAGCTGACAGCGATCCCTTCCTGATCGACCCCACCCCGCCGCTCTGCTCCG agAACTTCACTACCCTGAAGCCAGAGGCTAAACCCAATGAACTCAGCAG CCTATGCACGGCAGCCACAGCCATTTCGGGCTCCGTTGGTGTGGTGGCTCTCATCTTGCTCCTGGTGGGTCTCTTGTCTATGACCCTGAAGAAATGGAGACATGAGA gACTATTTAAGAAACAACTGCGGCACCAGACCAACTTTCTCCGAAAAACTCCG GAGCTTTCCTGCCATGCTGATGCCATATATTCCAACGTGATCAACCTGGCTCCCTGGAAAGAGGATGACTTCTCTGTCTATGTCAACGTGCCCCCTTTCGATTGCCCCAGGAAGACGTCACCAGACCGAGTGGAATATGCCTCCATTGTATTCCACTGA
- the LOC109491070 gene encoding uncharacterized protein LOC109491070 isoform X3, whose protein sequence is MNWTNWSFQDSRADSDPFLIDPTPPLCSVLDAGRAKIKAVAHSVSENFTTLKPEAKPNELSSLCTAATAISGSVGVVALILLLVGLLSMTLKKWRHERLFKKQLRHQTNFLRKTPELSCHADAIYSNVINLAPWKEDDFSVYVNVPPFDCPRKTSPDRVEYASIVFH, encoded by the exons ATGAACTGGACCAACTGGAGTTTCCAGGACTCCCGAGCTGACAGCGATCCCTTCCTGATCGACCCCACCCCGCCGCTCTGCTCCG ttCTAGATGCTGGTAGAGCCAAGATTAAGGCAGTAGCACAttcggtgtctg agAACTTCACTACCCTGAAGCCAGAGGCTAAACCCAATGAACTCAGCAG CCTATGCACGGCAGCCACAGCCATTTCGGGCTCCGTTGGTGTGGTGGCTCTCATCTTGCTCCTGGTGGGTCTCTTGTCTATGACCCTGAAGAAATGGAGACATGAGA gACTATTTAAGAAACAACTGCGGCACCAGACCAACTTTCTCCGAAAAACTCCG GAGCTTTCCTGCCATGCTGATGCCATATATTCCAACGTGATCAACCTGGCTCCCTGGAAAGAGGATGACTTCTCTGTCTATGTCAACGTGCCCCCTTTCGATTGCCCCAGGAAGACGTCACCAGACCGAGTGGAATATGCCTCCATTGTATTCCACTGA